The DNA window GTCACGATAGTAACTCGCTGATAGTTTTGCTGAATCAATTCATTCCAAAAATCCTGACAACGCGCTGATAGCGTTTGATAACTTTCGCCCCTTGGCGGCGCAATGCGAATAATGTCATCTGTCCATTTTTGCAATTGCTCAGGATTAATATCGTTGAAATTCTTCATTTCCCACTCACCAAAATTCAGTTCCATAATGCGAGAATCGCTTATAACATTATTCCCCAAAATTTCAGCGAGTTGCAGACAACGACTTGACGGACTGCTGATGATTACATTGTCCTTGTCTAGTTCCGTTAATTTGTGCTTAACCGTTTGCACGTCTTCGGCAAAACTGTCAGCCAGTGCAATATCAGATTGCCCATAGCAAACGCCACTTGAGACGGCTGGTGTAGTATGTCGAATGAGATAAATGTCCAAAATTCTGTCGTTATTGTGAAGTAGATAATTCTGTCTGTTGTTGGGTCGCACCCATCGCAATTGCCAGCATCCCCTCTATTTTAATTAAAATAGTTTTTTAGATTCGTAAAGCGAGGGAATAACAGGAATTGCCAATAAACAGCCATAATTTGGCGGAAGCATAAATGATGCAACACCAAAGCAACGCAGATGAATATTATTAACTTAGGACTTTATGATAGGTTTTGTCCTGCCTATCCTGCCATTGTTGCATGTTTCTTTATGGTTGCTTTTACGATCGGGTTGGTGGCAAAACGGCTTACACCCTGTCCTGCAATGAATTGTTAGATGGTTAATTCAGGACATTGCCGTCGATACAGAAAATTTTAACAATAATGTTAAATTCATGCCAATACTACCGATAAACCACTGCGTACAATCAAGCTGTTAAGTCCCACCTGTTTTGCTACTGCGTTATTGTTTTATTTCATAAAATAAGGACTGGCAATTCAAGCAACTACTCGATTGACCAGCCCTGTTTTACTCGTCATACAATGACAGGCAATGCTAAAAAGTGCGGTGTATTTAAGAATTAAATTTAATGTAACCCGCACATGCCCCCGCCACAGCCACCTGATGCACAAGCAGGCATATCAGGATTTTTTAACGCCCGACTACTCACAATTTGCCCACCCGTAATTAAGCGCACAATCGGCGTATCGGCTGGCGTATTGCCCAAGGCTAACCCTGTATTAGCGCATAATTCGCCCCACGTACTTAACTCTTCATTCATCCCATGTTTTGCTTCTATCGTTTGCCCATTAGAAGCACAGTGATAATCATAAGTCGGCATGATATAAACCTCATCTTGCTGGATTAACCAAGGTAAAGACTTTTACGATTTAAAAAAAGTGACTTTACCCCGTTTTATAAAACCGTTAAGCCCCTGCTTTAACCGCTGTCACTTCTTTCGCTGCGGGCGTGCGTAAACGAATATGTAATTCACGCAACTGCATTTCGCTCGCGGGTGACGGTGCAGCCGTCAACGGACAACTAGCAGTTTGCGTTTTCGGGAACGCAATCACATCACGAATAGAACTTGCACCCGCCATTAACATGACCAAACGGTCTAAACCAAACGCCAGCCCACCATGGGGCGGACAACCAAATTTTAACGCATCGAGTAAGAAGCCAAATTTAACCCGCGCCTCATCCTCCGTAATCCCTAACAAACGAAATACCGCCGCTTGCATATCAGGGCGATGAATCCGAATAGAACCGCCACCGATTTCAGAACCATTTAACACCAAATCATAAGCGCGAGACAAACACGCACCAGGGTTCGCCTCCATCTCCCCAATATCATTGACTTTAGGCGCGGTAAACGGATGATGTAAAGACATCCAACGATTCTCCTTATCATCCCATTCAAACATCGGGAAATCCACCACCCACAACGCTTTCCACCCTGCTTGCGTTAACTTCAAATCCTCGCCTATCTTCAAACGCAACGCGCCTAAAGACTCATTCACAATCTTAGCTTTATCCGCGCCGAAGAAAATTAAATCACCCGTGTTAGCTTTTGTGCGCTCTAATAATTGGCTAATCACTTCATCAGGTAAGAATTTTAAAATTGGTGATTGTAAGCCATCACGACCTGTCGTGATATCATTGACCTTGATATATGCCAACCCTTTCGCGCCATAAATCGTCACAAAATCCGTATAAGCATCAATTTGC is part of the Beggiatoa alba B18LD genome and encodes:
- the cobC gene encoding alpha-ribazole phosphatase: MDIYLIRHTTPAVSSGVCYGQSDIALADSFAEDVQTVKHKLTELDKDNVIISSPSSRCLQLAEILGNNVISDSRIMELNFGEWEMKNFNDINPEQLQKWTDDIIRIAPPRGESYQTLSARCQDFWNELIQQNYQRVTIVTHAGVIRALIALLLEIPLQKSFCFKVDYGSVHKLVYHKDWHAIEYLNR
- a CDS encoding FmdB family zinc ribbon protein, translating into MPTYDYHCASNGQTIEAKHGMNEELSTWGELCANTGLALGNTPADTPIVRLITGGQIVSSRALKNPDMPACASGGCGGGMCGLH